GGCAGTCGGCCTGGGCCCGCCGGAGCGGTGCCCAGCGGTAGCCGTTCCACTCGAAGCCCGTCCGGAAAATTTCGGCGTTGCCGTTCCGGTACTCCTCGGGGACGGTGCGGATCGAGATCGTCTTTTCGACCTCGTCGTACCAGGGGTCGAGCTCGGCGCGCGAGAAAAACGAAATCCCGGAGGTCTCGCGCCAGGAATCGAAGGCGTCGTCGTCGAAGCGGTCCATGAGAGCCTGGTTGACGATGGAGCCGCCTCCGACGGCCTTGGGGCGCAAAAGGCCGATGCTCGCGTCCACGTCGAGCTCGATGCCCCCGCCCCAGTAGAGCTCGGCATTCGCGTCGAGTTCGCGCCTGGGATAGGTCTCGCGCGTGTACGATTTTCCGGCCTCGAGAAGCACGCAGCGCAGCCCGGCGCGGGTGAGCGAGTAGGCCACGAAGGAGCCGGAAACTCCGGCACCGACGATGACGGCGTCGTAGACTTCGGCGGGTTCGGGCATCGTTTTCCTCCGGCTCGCGCCTAACTCTGTGCCCAGCGGTCGGCGGGCGTCAAGCGGGGGCTGGCGCGACGCGCGGGAGCGCGAACAAGCAATCGGAGGGGCAGGCTCTGTCGTGGCCGTGTGCGTGCATACCTCCACCCCCCGGACGCGACGGAGCGCGTCCCTCCGGGCTCATGGTCGCGTTTGCCACGTCCCCGCCACCGGACGCTAGCGCGACGCGAACACGAGCCTGGCGAGGAAATCTACGTCCGAGACCGTGAGCGAGCCGTCGCGGTCGGCGTCGGCCCCGCACGGAAGCCCCATGCCCTCGGCCAGAAGGGAAACGATGCGGGGGAAATCGGCCGCTGTACGGCGTCCGTCACAGTTGGCGTCTCCTGGCGGGGGCGGAAGCACCGCAATCGCAAACGGGTTCTCGAAAACCCCGATTTCTCGGGCGACGGACCGTCTCGCGAGGTCCACGACGGAAACCGTCCGGAATGCGGAGTTCGCGACGTAGAGAAAGCGGGCGTCGGCCGAGAGCGCGAGTCCGGTCGGTGCATCTCCCACAGGAACGGAGGCCACGGTTCCGCTCGCGAGATCCACGACGTCGACGCGGTCGAACGCCTGAACCGTCACGTAGGCTTCCGCTCCCGAAGGATGGAGCACCACTTCCTGCGGGCAGCTTCCCACGCCGAACCTGCGAAGGACTTCGCCCGAAGCGATCTCCACCTCGGCGAGCTCGTTCGGAAGCTGGAGCGTCACGTAGGCGCGAGCAGCGTCCGGAGAAAAAGCGACGCCGAACGGCGCTCCGGCCAGGGGGAAACTCCCCTCCACGCTCGGCTCCTCGGCGTCGATCGACCACACGCGGCCGGCAAGATCCGTGACGAGAGCCCTCCGCCCGTCGGGCGACACCGCCACCTTCTGGGGTACGCCTCCGAGAGGAAGCGTTCCGACTACCTCGAAGCTTTCGCCGTCGACGACCGAAACGTCCGCGGAACCGGCATTCACGACGAAGGCCCATCTTCCGTCGGGCGCAAAAGCGACCGAGCGCGGCTCGTCACCGACTCCGACGCTCAGCAGGATCGCACGTGCGTCCACGTCGAGCACCGAAACCGAATCTGCACCGCTTTGCGCCACGAGCACGAACCTTCCGTCGGGGCGAGCCGCAAGCGCCAGGGGTGAGGCGGCCGTCGGCACGGGCGGCAAAAGAAGCTCGTTCCGCAAGAGGTCGAGGATTCCCACGACGTTCGCTTCCGGGTGTGCGACGAAGGCCAAGGGCTCGCCGAAGGAGGGGCTCGAAGAGCCCGAGAGACACGCAAGCAGCACCACGACCACCGGAACCCCACGTCTCATCGCCGCACACCCGTTTACCACGGTTCCCGGTAGACCGCGAAGGCTCGCGAAAGACGGACCGTCAGTGCGGACGCGACAGAGCGCCCCCCTGTGCGTGACCGCCTAGGTGGGGGCCACGCACCGTCATCCCGGGCCCGACGCCACGGCAATCCTCCGAACCCGAGAGGGGCCTTCCATCCGGAAGCCCCCGGTTTTCCACCGAAAAAAAGCCTTTGTGGACCGTTCCGCGGGTGTCCCCGGGGCGGCGAAATTTTGTCCCTAGACAAGTCCGGGCAGCGGCCACTAGACTGCGTGCCGTGGTGGATACTCGGCTGCGAGGGGAGGAAGAGATGGATCAAGAGTTTTTCCGGAAGCTCGAAGAGCGGGGGCTTCCGATTCTCGCGGGAGCCGCCCTCGCCGTAGGGCTCAGTTTCGCGCTCTGGATCGCGATTCTAGTCGGGGGCTGGCAGGTTTTCGGCTGAGATCGGTTTTCCCTCCACCGGTTCCGCTCTGCCGAGCAGTTCCGCGCCGCCCCACTTCCAGCCCTCCACCGTGAGCCCCTTCCGCAGGTCGTAGCCCGCCTGGTAGTGGCGCACCACCCCGTTTTCGTCGACGAGCACGAAAGTCGGGGTTCCGCTCACGCCGAAGGCATCGAACGTCCGCCGGTACTTGTCCGAGAGGACGTTCTCCGGGAAAGGCCCTTTGTAGCTCCCGAAAAATCGCTCGAGCGTGGCCGGAACCTCGTCCGTCACGGCGAAGACCTCCACCTGGCGTACGAGCGAAAAAGCCAGCACCTCCGGAACGGCCGCGTGGCAGAACTGACACCAGGTAGCCCAGAAGAAGACGAGCTTGGGGCCCGTGACCTCTTCGGGTCGTTTCCCCCGAAAGACCTCCGCGCGAATCGGAGGAGCGGTGCTTCCCACCTCGACGGGCGGGTGAAGCTCGGGAAGCTCGAGCGGGTAGGGCTCGATGCGGAGGCGGACGCTCGTCCTGCGCCCGTCTCGCAGGACGGCGAGAGCCTCGGTCGTGCCGAGTTCGCGCGACATCGTCCACTCCCGCACTTCGTGGGGCTCGCGGAAAAGACGGCGCGGGGGGCCCAGAAGGATGTCTCCGACTCGGAGCCCTGCCCTCTCGGCGGGCGAGTCCTTGTAGACCGCCTGCACCATCACCGCGCCGCGGGAGGCGCCGAACTCCCTTTGCTGGTCGGGGGTGAGCGGCTGGTAGCGGATTCCCATCCACCCGGGCAGCACGCTGCGCACGATCCGCTCCTCGGACGCGAGCGGCGGGAAGGGTTCGGGCTCGGGCAGAGGTCGCGAGAGACCGTTTCCCAGTCGGACTCGCTCGCACGCGAGCAATTCCTCGTAGTCCTTTCGCTCCTCGACTGTCGCGCCCCTTTCGAGAAAAAGCCGGCCCGCCACGCGCAGCAAGAGCGACTGCATCCGCAGGACGACACCGAGTCGCACGTCGGACCGATACGCCGCTTTCTGTGCCTCCTTCACCTTGCGGGATAGCTCTTCGAGGCGGCGCAGTCGCTCGGGGCGCGAAGCGGAAAACTCGGCGAGTTCGGCGAGAAGCTCGGATCGGAGTGCCGCCCGCCCCTCCTCGTCGAGCTTTTCGAGGGCCTTCGGGGCGGTCTTTTCCTTCCACTCCGGGCGCTCCTCGAGAAACTCCTGGAAGTTCTCGACGAGCAGCGCCTCGAGTGCCTCTCGCCAGCGGGAAGCGTAGAGCCGGAGCTGCCGGGAAAAGCTCTCGAGCGTTTCCTCCCGCTCCTCCAGCTCCGCGAGACTGCGCGGGCTCGCCATGCCGAAAACCTGCCCGATGCGGTCGAGAAGCCGGATTTCCGGCTCCCACCTTTTCGGGTCCTGCCAGGCTTCTTCGAGGAGCCGATCGACGAACTCCGAAGGATCCATGCCTTCTTCGTCCGCCGCAGCCGCGAGAAGTTCCTCCAGGAAGAAGTCGCTCGTGGACAGCGGGACATCGGGCGAATCGTCGAGGCCGAGAACCGCCTCGTGCGCCGCGGCGAAGTCGAGCCCCGCGGCCCAGGCCTCGAAGAAGTGATGGGAGTGCCCGATGCCTTCCTTTCCCAGGTTCTCGGGGTAGCAGCCGTACGCGGGCCGGTCCGCCGTGGTGGAAAAAAAGCCGCAGAGGCCGGGTCTGGGGTCGAGATCCTCGTCGTTCCCGAAAATGACGTTCGCGAAGGACCCGGAAAAACACTGCGACATGAGGAAGACGACCTGCACGCCCGGCCGCAGTCCGCGGAGAAGATCGCGGAGTTCGTGGACCGTGAGGGACTCTCCCCAGAGCGTGATGAAGTTGTTTCTCGGGTCTTCCTGGTTCTCCTCGCCGTGGTCCGTCACGTAAAAGAGAAGGAGATCTCCCTTCTCGAGCTTCTGCCCCTCCCGCCGGAACCACGTTCGGAGGGCTTCCTTTCTGGCGGGCCGCAGCTCCACTCCCGGAAGCTCCGAATTCACGTACGCAATTTGCGGTCGGAGCCTGCGGCGAAGGCTCCGGGGGAGCAGCCAGAGCTCGTCGTCGTCCCCTCCGTCCCGCACCGCCAGGTCGAGACCGGGGTCCGAGCCGTCGGCGCTGAACACCGCCAGGTGGGTCCTCGGCACACCCGCCGCGTCCAGCAATTCCACGAGAGAGCGAAGGTGCTGCAGATGCGAGCGGTAGTTCGTGGCGGGCTCGCCTCCCCCGTTGACCAGCACGGCGTAGACCTGGGGCTTTCGGCGGGCGTCGCGCAGGAGAATCGTGCTGCAGCTCCAGGTAACGAGGACGAGCACGACGAGGCTCGAAAGGATCCGGTGGGCTCGCACGCCCCCAAGCATACCTTCTTTCGGCGCCTCGGCCGAGTCCCGTTCGGGCCGGGACCCCGTCCCATCCCGGCGGGAGTTCGCGGCGAAGGCGATCACGGCCGCCGCGGAGGGACGCGCTCCGTCGCGTCCGGGGGGGCGGACGCGTCAGATAGGAACACGGCCACGACAGAGCGTGGCCCTCCGATGCGTCCGGGGGGCGGGGAACGTGGGCCCCACACCTGCGATGACCGCTCGTGCCGTTTCCGACCACGGCCACCGCGGAGGGACGCGCTCCGTCGCGTCCGGGGGGGCGGACGCGTCAGATAGGAACACGGCCACGACAGAGCGGGGAGGACGTGAAGAAATTCCGCCCACGCCATCGTGGGCTGGAATTTTGATGGGATTTTCTCGCGCGAAATTCGGATGACCGGGGATTTTTTCACGATCCCGTGGCCCTCCGATTCGCGGATTCGAAGCCGCCTTGCAGAGGCGCACGCATGACGCACGCACGTGCCGGAGGGACGCGCTCCGTCGCGTCCGAGGGGGGGCGGACGCGCGTCAGATAGGAACACGGCCACGACAGAGCGGGGAGAACGTGAAAAAATTCCGCCCGTCCCACCGGAGGCTGGAACTTCATGGAATTTTTTCGGGCGAAATTCGGGCGACCGGGGATGTTTTCACGAACCGGGATCCCGCGATTCCCGGGGGACACGGGCCAACAATTGCCTCCCCGGTGGATCGGTGCGAACCTCCAATCGTGCGAAAGGGCGCACGCACCTGGACACGGGGCACGAGGGTTTCCCTCGTCCCGCCTCTCCTCTTCGCTCTGTCGCTTTTCGCCCTGCCTTTTTTGCGTTCGGGCTGCCGGAGCCCGACGCCACCGCCGGCGCATCCCGACGTCGTCCTGGTCACGGTCGATACCCTTCGGGCCGACCACGTGGGTCTCTACGGATACGAACGACCCACGACACCGGCGGTCGACCGCTGGTTCGGCGGCGGGGCCATCTACGAGCGTGCGTACTCGACGCATGCCGCGACCCCTCAGAGCGTCGTGAGCATCCTGAGCGGCCTCCTTCCCCAGGAGCACCGCGTGCGTCTTTTCTACCAGCTCGCGCCGCCGGAGCTCAGGCTCCTTCCGGACCTCCTCCGCCCCCGCTATCGCACAGCCGCTTTCGTCGCCAACATGCTTCTGACCGAGGAGGCGCTCGGGATCGCGGGGCGCTTCGACCACTACGACGACTACGTCGATCAGCTCCAGCACAACCGCGACATCTACGAGCGGAACGCGGAGCGGACGACCGACGCCGTCCTCCGCTGGCTCGAGCGCGAGAACGACCCCGGACGGCCGCTCTTCCTCTGGGTCCACTACATGGACCCGCACGGGCCCTACCATCCGCCGGCGGACTGGAAGTTCCGCTTCCGCCACTCCGGGCGGAGGGAAATCGACCCGAACCGCGTTTCGGCCTACATGCGCATTCCGGGGGAAACGGATGGCCTCGTGTACGTCGACCGCTACGACGAGGAAATCGCGTACACGGATTTCCACCTGGGACGTCTCTTCGAGGGCTACGAGAAGATTCGGCCGGTCGAAAAAAGCCTCTGGATCTTCACGGCGGACCACGGCGAGACGATGATGGAGCACGAGTTCTGGTTCACGCACGGCTACCACGTCTACGAGCCGATCGTGCGAGTTCCGCTGCTCTTGCGCGGGCCCGGCGTCGTGCCTGGCAGGAAGACCGCGCTCGCTTCCGGCACCGACATCGCGCCCACGGTGCTGCGGTTTGCCGGCGTGGAGTCTCCGCCCGAGCTTCCGCGCGTCGATTTGAGGACGGGCGAGGGCCTCTCGGCCAACCGGGTCGTCTACGCCGAAGCTCGAGGTCTCCTGCAACAACGGGCGGCCGTCGCAGCTCGTCGCAAGTGGGTCGTCTCTCTCGAGCCCGGGACGGGGAAGATCGTCTCGAAACGGACCTACGATCTCGAGCACGATCCCGGCGAGTCGGCGCCCGAGCCCTGGCAGGACGGGCCGGCGGGAGAGAGCCTCCTCGAGCTTTGCCGGAGCGACCCCGACCCGGGCGGTGCCCCGGTGCAAGTGCGAAAAGGGACGAAGCTCACGGCCCCGAAAATCGCCCCGCGAGCGGAAGCAGAGGTGCGCGAGCGGCTCCGGGCGCTCGGTTACGAGGAGGAGCCGTAGGGAAACGTGCCGTTCGCCCCGGAGGGACGCGCTCCGTCGCGTCCCGGGGGGCGGACGCGTCAGATAGGAACACGGCCACGACAGAGCGTGGCCCTCCGATGCGTCCGGGGGGGGCGGGAAACGTGCGCCCCACACCTGCGATGATCGCTCGTGCCGTTTCCGAACACGGCCACCGCGGAGGGACGCGCTCCGTCGCGTCCCGGGGGGCGGATGCGTCAGATAGGAACACGGCCACGACAGAGCGTGGCCCTCCGATGCGTCCGGGGGGCGGGGAACGTGGGCCCCACACCTGCGATGATCGCTCGTGCCGTTTCCGAACACGGCCACCGCGGAGGGACGCGCTCCGTCGCGTCCCGGGGGGCGGACGCGTCAGATAGGAACACGGCCACGACAGAGCGTGGCCCTCCGATGCGTCCGGGGGGGGCGGGAACGTGCGCCCCACACCTGCGATGATCGCTCGTGCCGTTTCCGAACACGGCCACCGCGGAGGGACGCGCTCCGTCGCGTCCCGGGGGGACCCCGGGGCGGAATCGCCGTCGTCGTTTCGCGTTCGAGCATGGACGTTCGCGGCATCCGCGAACACGGCCATCCGGAGGGACGCGCTCCTGGCCTCCTTTGTCGGAGTTTCCGGCAGCCGGATGCACGGGATCACGGTGGGGACAGAGCCCGAACGTCTCTTCGCGTCCTCGGGGCGCATGATCCACCAAACCCGTGGCCCTCCGGCACTGCGGCCGTTGACTTCCCACCGAAGTCGACGCTAGTGTCGACTTTCGTCGATGCAAGCCCTTCCGCTGAGGCTCGGCAAACGCGAGCAAACCAAGGCCCGTAACCGGGCCGTCATTCTCGCCGCGGCCCGTCTCGTTTTCGGTCGCCTCGGCGTGGAACGCGCCACCGTGCGCGACATCGTGCGGGCCACGGACCTCTCGGTCGGGACCTTCTACGAGTACTTCCGCGACAAAAAGGACGTCTTTCGCGCCGTCCTCGAGGACACGCTCTCCGGTCTCCGGCAGAGACTCCGGTCGGTCCGGCGGGACGTTTCCCTGCCTTTCGAGGAGCGGATCTACCGCGCCTATCTCGCCTTTTTCCGGTTCGTCGTCGAGGAACGCGTGCTCTTCGAGGTTCTCGAGCGGAACGTCTGGCGCCTCGGGGAAGACCCGACGACGGCTTCGCTTTCGCGGGCTGTCGAAGAGCTGCGGGAGGATCTCCTGCCGGACTTCGCCGCGCACGCACCGGGCGGACACGACCCCGAGGACGTGGCGGCAGCCATGATCGGAACGGGTCTCATGGTGGCGCGGCAGCGTCTCGTTCGTGGTGAACTCGACCCGGAAAAAGCAGCGAGGTTTTGCACGGCCTTCAGCTTGCGCGGGCTGACGAGGGCGTCGACTTCGGAGAGGCTCCCGTATCCAAAGGAGGAAAAACGATGAAACACTTTCTCTTCCATCTCATGCCGTACCGCGACCTGCCGGCGGACTTCGAGAAGCGCTACGAGTCGGCGTGGGTCTGGATCCCGAACTCGCTCTTCGACGAGAAAAAGGGACACCGGTACTACAACGAGTATCTCGACCAGCTCGCCGAGGCCGAGGAGCTCGGCTTCGAAGGCGTCTGCGTGAACGAGCACCACCAGAACGCCTACGGCCTCATGCCCTCTCCCAACATCATCGCCGCGATGCTCGTCATGCGAACCAAGCGGATCAAGATCGCCGTCGTGGGAAACGCCCTCCCGCTCTACGACCCGCCCACCCGCGTGGCCGAGGAAATCGCCATGCTCGACTGCATCTCCGGCGGAAGGATCATCTCCGGACAGGTCATCGGCGGCGGCCCCGAGTACTTCTCCTTTTCCATCAACCCCGCCGAAGCCCGAACCCGCTTCCGCGAAGCCCACGAGATCATCATGCGGGCCTGGACGCAGCCCGGTCCCTTCGAGTTCTACGGAGAGCACTACAAGCTCCGCTACGTGAACTGCTGGCCCAAGCCGCTCCAGAAGCCGCACCCGCCCGTGTGGATCCCCGGCGCGGGTTCCGTGGAAACCATGGAGTTCGTCGCCAAGCGGCGCTACGCCTACATGGGCATCCCCTACTTCCACATCGACTTCTTCAAGAAGAACTACGCGCTTTTCCGCGAGATCTGCGAGCGCGAAGGCTACAAGGCCCACCCGGAGCAGATGGGGCTCTTGATGCCGATTTACGTCGCCGAAACGGACGCGAAGGCACGCGAAGAGTTCGAGCCCCACTTCTGGTACTTCAAGAACAAGCTCATCCCGGGGCTCACGATCTCGCCCCCGGGATACACCTCCGTTCGCTCGGCTCTGCGTGTGCTCAAGGCGCTCCGAAGCGGGAAAATGTTCGTCAACAGTGTCGAGACCTGGCAGGACGTCGAGGAAGGGTGCTTCGCGATCGTAGGGAGCCCGAAGACCGTCGCGCAGAAGATCGTCGAGCACGCCAAGGAGATCGGGTGCGGGAACCTCCTCGGGCTTTTCCAGCTCGGCGACATGCCGCCCGAGAAAGCCAGAAAGAACGCGCGTCTTTACGCCGAGGAAGTCATGCCGCTCGTCGACAGGGAAATCCCGAACACGACCGAGCCCATGCCTCCGTCGAACCCGTTCCCCGAGGAAGAAGAGGAACGACCGAGAAAGGTGGCCGTGAGCTGATGGAAAAGACGACGACGCAGATTCTCGTCCGGGGCCGGAAAATCCACGAGATTCGTGGTGGCGAAGGGAAGCCCCTTCTCTACCTCCACAGCGCCGCGGGCGACGCCCTCTGGCTCCCGCACCTCGAGGGGCTCGCCCGCCACTACGAGGTGCATGCTCCCGCCCACCCGGGCTTTCTCGGCAGCGAAGGCATCGAGGAAATCCGCGACATCGAGGACTACGCCTACCACTACCTCGATTACATGGACGCGAAGGGCTGGTCGTCCGTCGACGTCGTGGGCGTTTCGCTCGGTGGCTGGATCGCCGCCGAGCTCGCGGCCCGATGGCCCGAGAAGGTCTCGCGGCTCGTCCTCGTCAACGCGGTCGGCATCTGGGTCCGCGAGCGGCCCATCGCCGACATCTTCGCCCTCGACACCCGCTTTCCCGAGCGCTTCAAGCAACTCCTCTTCCACGACGTGAACTGCCCTGCGGCGCAGATGATGCCGGGCCCCGGCCAGGTCGGAGAGCTTCCGGAAGAAATGGTCGTGAATTTCATGAACGCCATGGCCGCCACCGCCAAGGTCGGCTGGAACCCGCTTCTCCACGACCCGCGACTCGAGCGCATCCTCCACCGCGTGAAAGCCCCGACGCTCTGCCTCTGGTCCGAGAACGACCGCGTCGTGCCTCCGGTCTACGGGCGCAAATACGCCGAGCTCATCCCCGGCGCGAAGCTCGAGATCGTGCGCGAGTGCGGGCACCTGCTCCCGTTCGAAAAGCCGGAGGTCTTCGTGGAAAAGGTGCGGGCTTTTCTCGGCTGAGCGGAGAGGTCCCGCTCGGGCCCGGGTTTTTTTCCGAGCGGCACGGGAAGCCAAAACAGGGCTCCGACGGCCCGAGCGCGTGCGCCTGCAAAAAGCCCGAGACCCGTCTCCGCACCTGCCATGGGTTTTCCGCCTGCTGGACGCCTGGTGAGCAGAGCCAAGCCGGAAAGTCTTCCAGCTCGAGCTCGTTGCGACCGATGAGGTCCGAGCTCCGGGCACGAGAGCAAGCGAGGCTCTCACCTGCTCCCCCTGGCTCACGTAGGCCGAG
This Candidatus Binatia bacterium DNA region includes the following protein-coding sequences:
- a CDS encoding monooxygenase translates to MKHFLFHLMPYRDLPADFEKRYESAWVWIPNSLFDEKKGHRYYNEYLDQLAEAEELGFEGVCVNEHHQNAYGLMPSPNIIAAMLVMRTKRIKIAVVGNALPLYDPPTRVAEEIAMLDCISGGRIISGQVIGGGPEYFSFSINPAEARTRFREAHEIIMRAWTQPGPFEFYGEHYKLRYVNCWPKPLQKPHPPVWIPGAGSVETMEFVAKRRYAYMGIPYFHIDFFKKNYALFREICEREGYKAHPEQMGLLMPIYVAETDAKAREEFEPHFWYFKNKLIPGLTISPPGYTSVRSALRVLKALRSGKMFVNSVETWQDVEEGCFAIVGSPKTVAQKIVEHAKEIGCGNLLGLFQLGDMPPEKARKNARLYAEEVMPLVDREIPNTTEPMPPSNPFPEEEEERPRKVAVS
- a CDS encoding hydrolase, translated to MEKTTTQILVRGRKIHEIRGGEGKPLLYLHSAAGDALWLPHLEGLARHYEVHAPAHPGFLGSEGIEEIRDIEDYAYHYLDYMDAKGWSSVDVVGVSLGGWIAAELAARWPEKVSRLVLVNAVGIWVRERPIADIFALDTRFPERFKQLLFHDVNCPAAQMMPGPGQVGELPEEMVVNFMNAMAATAKVGWNPLLHDPRLERILHRVKAPTLCLWSENDRVVPPVYGRKYAELIPGAKLEIVRECGHLLPFEKPEVFVEKVRAFLG